From Micromonospora sp. NBC_01699, a single genomic window includes:
- a CDS encoding response regulator, giving the protein MHADTSAPVRILVVDDDPGDVLMIEEALGDSDVHKAIDVVSDGQEAMEFLRRQGRHVTAVRPDVILLDLNMPRMDGRQVLSAVKGDADLRTIPVVVLTTSNADTDIIGSYTLQANAYVAKPIDLDEFNDAVRRIDQFFGRVAVLPRRH; this is encoded by the coding sequence ATGCACGCCGACACATCGGCTCCCGTTCGCATCCTCGTTGTCGACGACGATCCCGGCGACGTTCTCATGATCGAAGAGGCACTCGGTGATTCCGATGTGCACAAGGCGATCGACGTGGTCAGCGACGGCCAGGAGGCGATGGAGTTCCTGCGCCGGCAGGGTCGGCACGTCACGGCGGTACGCCCCGACGTGATCCTGTTGGACCTGAACATGCCCCGGATGGACGGCCGTCAGGTGCTCAGCGCGGTCAAGGGTGACGCCGACCTGCGGACGATCCCGGTGGTGGTGTTGACCACCTCGAACGCGGACACCGACATCATCGGCAGCTACACCTTGCAGGCGAACGCGTACGTGGCCAAGCCGATCGACCTGGACGAGTTCAACGACGCGGTGCGCCGAATCGACCAGTTCTTCGGGCGGGTGGCGGTCCTGCCCCGCCGGCACTGA
- a CDS encoding ATPase, protein MDFSIAKMGYDQDQVDSCLADLSERLARLAAPADVAAGPGDELIRVRQEAARLHGMLTGGSAGDRGPARMRELLAVAEQEAAQLLARARGELTAAQEEARQLRDQVYAEAVQARREFEAALHARRLREQQVDHILRDVTVVDAPTDGQEAAPPATAVPATRAMAEEVAADDRPDTVPPAESLNRAQV, encoded by the coding sequence ATGGATTTTTCCATCGCGAAGATGGGCTATGACCAGGATCAGGTTGACTCGTGCCTGGCCGATCTGAGTGAGCGGTTGGCCCGGCTGGCCGCGCCGGCCGACGTCGCCGCCGGACCCGGCGACGAGCTGATCCGCGTACGCCAGGAGGCGGCCCGGCTGCACGGAATGCTGACCGGGGGATCGGCGGGCGATCGTGGCCCGGCGCGGATGCGGGAGCTGCTCGCCGTGGCCGAGCAGGAAGCGGCGCAGCTCCTGGCGCGGGCCCGGGGCGAGTTGACCGCGGCGCAGGAGGAGGCCCGTCAGCTGCGCGACCAGGTGTACGCGGAGGCGGTGCAGGCCCGCCGCGAGTTCGAGGCGGCGTTGCACGCCCGGCGCCTGCGCGAGCAGCAGGTGGACCACATCCTGCGGGACGTGACCGTGGTCGACGCTCCGACGGATGGCCAGGAGGCGGCGCCGCCCGCCACCGCCGTACCGGCGACCAGGGCGATGGCGGAGGAGGTCGCGGCGGACGATCGGCCGGACACCGTGCCACCGGCCGAGAGTCTGAACCGGGCCCAGGTGTGA